In Nilaparvata lugens isolate BPH chromosome 5, ASM1435652v1, whole genome shotgun sequence, the following proteins share a genomic window:
- the LOC111064632 gene encoding thyrostimulin alpha-2 subunit has product MFVQSSPRCLLILAALIIGCHCYHDAWRRPGCHKVGHTRTISIPDCVEFPITTNACRGFCESWSVPSTLETVLTNPHQAVTSIGQCCNIMDTEDIEVRVLCLDGTKDLVFKSARSCSCYHCKKE; this is encoded by the exons ATGTTTGTCCAGTCATCACCAAGATGTCTCCTGATTTTGGCGGCTCTAATAATCGGTTGCCACTGCTACCACGATGCATGGAGGAGGCCTGGATGTCATAAAGTCG GTCACACAAGGACGATCAGCATCCCGGACTGCGTGGAGTTTCCGATCACGACGAACGCGTGTCGCGGCTTCTGCGAATCGTGGTCGGTGCCGTCCACCCTGGAGACTGTGCTCACCAACCCACACCAGGCGGTCACCTCCATCGGCCAGTGCTGCAACATCATGGACACCGAAGAT ATTGAGGTCCGAGTTCTCTGTCTAGACGGCACTAAAGACCTGGTCTTCAAGTCAGCTCGGAGTTGTTCCTGTTAccattgtaaaaaagaataa